A DNA window from Calditrichota bacterium contains the following coding sequences:
- a CDS encoding amino acid permease produces the protein MVAQKQLAEEKLDIKELIAMGVGGMVGGGIFSVLGLSVGMAGHAAPIAFSIGGIIALLTGHSYARLGLAFQSDGGSFTYMEKSVKSENLAAIGGWLLLVGYIGTLALYAYTFGVYGAAMSGATVHTLAVKHFLESFILLLFLGINLYGIKAAGHTEVLIVLIKVTILMLFAGIGLFYVKGNYLLPVFNQGAAGLLMGSALIFVAYEGFELIPNAVHEMKNPDRDLPRSIILSIVITIIIYLLVSLVAVGNLTPEKLIQYKEYALAAAAKPFLGQAGFILIGLGALLSTASAINATLFGTARLGMVMAQDRALPRAFSFRERTKDIPWLSLVIITFVTLFFVNIADLTLISSFASSTFLLIFVFINFSAIRLRKKIKINSLSPLLGFLFSLAAWIVLIVYMWQKSFKGLIWIGGFYVAVAFAEFLFSKRSLLARARHYL, from the coding sequence ATGGTTGCCCAAAAGCAATTAGCCGAAGAGAAATTGGACATCAAGGAATTGATCGCCATGGGTGTGGGCGGAATGGTTGGCGGGGGAATCTTTTCTGTTTTGGGACTTTCTGTGGGGATGGCCGGACACGCAGCGCCCATTGCATTTTCTATTGGGGGCATCATTGCCCTTCTCACCGGACATTCGTACGCCCGCCTGGGACTGGCTTTTCAGTCTGACGGGGGAAGTTTCACCTACATGGAAAAAAGTGTCAAAAGTGAAAACCTCGCGGCGATTGGCGGCTGGTTGCTGCTGGTGGGGTACATTGGTACCCTGGCCCTTTATGCCTATACCTTTGGCGTATATGGGGCGGCGATGTCGGGGGCAACGGTTCATACTCTTGCGGTTAAACACTTTCTTGAAAGCTTTATATTACTCTTATTTCTCGGAATTAATTTGTACGGAATTAAAGCCGCTGGTCATACGGAGGTGCTGATCGTTTTGATCAAGGTCACGATTCTGATGTTATTTGCCGGAATTGGGTTATTTTATGTGAAAGGAAACTACCTGCTTCCGGTATTTAACCAAGGCGCAGCGGGTTTGCTCATGGGATCGGCCTTGATTTTTGTGGCCTATGAGGGATTTGAACTCATTCCAAATGCCGTTCACGAAATGAAAAATCCGGATCGGGACCTACCTCGCAGTATTATCCTCTCGATTGTCATTACGATAATCATTTATTTACTGGTTTCTCTGGTGGCCGTTGGAAATCTCACCCCCGAGAAATTAATCCAGTACAAGGAATATGCCCTGGCTGCGGCGGCCAAACCTTTTTTAGGACAGGCCGGGTTTATCCTGATCGGACTGGGTGCCTTGCTTTCCACGGCATCCGCCATTAACGCGACTCTTTTTGGCACCGCCCGGTTGGGAATGGTGATGGCACAGGACAGAGCCCTGCCCCGGGCCTTTTCGTTTCGGGAACGAACCAAAGACATCCCGTGGTTGAGTTTGGTCATTATTACTTTCGTGACTCTCTTTTTTGTGAATATTGCTGATTTAACCCTGATTTCTTCTTTTGCCAGTTCCACATTCTTGCTCATTTTTGTTTTTATTAATTTTTCGGCCATCCGGCTTCGAAAAAAAATCAAAATCAATTCTTTGTCACCGCTGCTTGGATTTTTGTTCAGCCTGGCGGCATGGATTGTTCTCATCGTTTATATGTGGCAAAAAAGTTTTAAGGGATTAATCTGGATCGGCGGGTTTTACGTTGCCGTGGCATTTGCCGAATTTTTATTTAGTAAAAGAAGCCTTTTGGCCCGCGCCAGGCACTATTTGTAA
- a CDS encoding class I SAM-dependent methyltransferase yields the protein MTRTKNHYYDGWFYRKYIDPNLEEVRQIIAGQLPENCSTIDIGCGTGALVFSLADKCRRLVGVELSPRMLKFASQQKEQLGLNQVDFVLGNASRLPQFRDKEFDVAVTSMVLHEMPAGLRGAVILEMVRVAKEVILADYAIPQPKNLSGYTTFPVEFVAGLSHFKGFLSFYKNGGLPGLLKSVGLTSAYSTLNTAGTIQIVKITNHPARG from the coding sequence ATGACGCGAACAAAAAACCATTATTATGACGGTTGGTTCTATCGAAAGTACATTGATCCCAATCTTGAAGAAGTCAGACAAATCATTGCCGGGCAACTGCCCGAAAATTGTTCCACGATTGACATTGGCTGCGGCACGGGTGCCCTTGTCTTCTCTCTGGCGGATAAATGCCGGCGACTTGTGGGCGTGGAGCTTTCGCCCCGAATGTTGAAATTTGCCAGTCAACAAAAGGAGCAGTTGGGGCTAAATCAGGTGGATTTTGTGCTGGGAAATGCCTCCCGGTTGCCTCAGTTCAGGGATAAGGAATTTGACGTAGCCGTTACCTCAATGGTACTCCACGAAATGCCGGCTGGCCTTCGGGGGGCGGTTATTCTGGAAATGGTACGTGTGGCAAAAGAGGTTATTCTGGCGGATTATGCCATTCCGCAGCCGAAAAATCTTTCCGGTTACACCACGTTTCCGGTTGAGTTCGTAGCCGGTCTGTCCCATTTTAAGGGATTTCTGTCCTTCTACAAAAACGGGGGATTACCGGGTTTGTTGAAATCAGTGGGACTTACCAGTGCCTATTCCACTCTCAACACCGCCGGAACCATCCAGATTGTGAAAATAACCAACCATCCTGCCCGCGGCTGA
- a CDS encoding DUF3857 and transglutaminase domain-containing protein produces MRKKILLVVGISVLMWGMAFAGTQQKAAPEVIQKLKAAGDLKTYPDANSIIVFDSTTYHYKANGLYSNYQHALVKILTNQGKKANGEAHFPYFRKYDKISIEMARVIKPDGSVIPVPEDKITDITSGSAVAMNIYEPDMREKVVTFQGLEVGDAIEYRVTDVSHQAPMENHFDAVELFQGMSPIVERVFQITGPVEKPLHYIVKRGKVDFSKVEKNGQITYTWKVKNVPRIIPEPGMPALPDVVTKLVASTTTSWKDISRWYFNLTEPRLALNDSIRAEVKQLTAGKTDWNQKALAIYHFVAQKIRYMGLSIGKKAGFQPHPVTQTYKMRYGVCKDVAALMVAMCREAGIKADIVLTNPSIQTDAEIPNINFNHAIVALQDSSGKFVYADPTVEDCPTLLPSTEADQAVLVATKKGEDLQYTPYSPPEDNMGIIHGISSLSKDGTLTGQIIFDTKGIYDLAFRGFSKRMPPMQLKMIWQQVLQGVYPGAKLVDFSMSDVNDLYKPFQMKLSYTIDGYAMKAGKYVLVKSPVATGGFELISRSIFRSASLPSRTYPLRIGTTFGSLEEEDMTLPEGVWVKAVPNPEKLDQKPVYYGVGYTVSKDASGKNVVHFKKKLLVEKKVLSPKEYLVLKKALQAKQKTGRGEIIYMAK; encoded by the coding sequence ATGCGAAAAAAAATACTGTTAGTTGTGGGAATCAGTGTATTAATGTGGGGAATGGCATTCGCTGGTACCCAGCAAAAAGCGGCACCGGAGGTGATTCAAAAACTAAAAGCGGCAGGGGATTTGAAAACCTATCCGGATGCAAATTCCATCATTGTTTTCGATTCCACCACGTATCACTACAAAGCGAATGGACTGTACAGCAATTATCAGCATGCGCTGGTGAAAATCCTGACCAATCAGGGAAAGAAGGCAAATGGAGAAGCCCATTTTCCATACTTCCGAAAATATGATAAAATTTCAATTGAAATGGCTCGCGTGATCAAACCCGATGGTTCTGTTATCCCGGTTCCGGAGGATAAAATTACGGATATTACCAGCGGCTCGGCGGTAGCCATGAATATTTATGAACCGGATATGCGGGAGAAGGTGGTCACTTTTCAGGGCCTGGAGGTGGGAGATGCCATTGAATATCGGGTTACGGATGTGTCCCATCAGGCGCCCATGGAAAATCACTTTGATGCGGTTGAACTGTTTCAGGGGATGTCCCCGATTGTGGAGCGTGTGTTTCAAATAACGGGTCCCGTGGAGAAGCCTCTTCACTACATTGTGAAACGCGGAAAGGTCGATTTCTCAAAAGTGGAAAAGAACGGGCAAATCACCTACACGTGGAAGGTAAAGAATGTGCCGCGAATCATCCCGGAACCCGGCATGCCGGCTTTACCGGATGTGGTGACCAAATTAGTGGCATCCACCACCACATCCTGGAAGGATATTTCCCGCTGGTATTTTAATCTGACAGAGCCCAGACTGGCTTTGAATGATTCCATTCGAGCAGAGGTCAAACAATTAACCGCCGGAAAGACGGACTGGAATCAGAAGGCCCTGGCTATTTATCATTTTGTTGCGCAGAAGATTCGTTACATGGGATTGTCCATTGGCAAGAAAGCCGGTTTTCAGCCCCATCCGGTGACCCAAACCTACAAGATGCGTTACGGTGTTTGCAAGGATGTGGCAGCTCTGATGGTGGCGATGTGCCGCGAGGCGGGAATCAAGGCGGATATTGTTCTCACCAATCCGTCCATCCAAACAGACGCCGAAATTCCGAATATCAATTTTAATCATGCCATCGTCGCATTGCAAGACTCCTCGGGAAAATTTGTTTATGCGGATCCGACGGTTGAAGATTGCCCCACATTATTGCCCTCCACGGAAGCCGATCAGGCCGTATTGGTGGCTACCAAAAAGGGCGAGGATTTGCAGTACACTCCCTATTCGCCTCCCGAAGATAATATGGGCATTATTCACGGGATATCCTCCCTTTCAAAAGACGGAACACTTACGGGACAGATTATCTTCGACACGAAGGGCATTTACGATCTGGCGTTCCGGGGATTCTCGAAACGTATGCCTCCCATGCAGTTAAAAATGATCTGGCAGCAGGTGTTGCAGGGCGTGTACCCGGGTGCCAAATTGGTTGATTTCAGCATGTCAGATGTAAATGATTTGTACAAACCGTTTCAAATGAAGCTTTCCTACACGATTGACGGGTATGCCATGAAGGCCGGAAAATATGTCCTGGTAAAGTCGCCTGTTGCAACCGGTGGATTTGAATTGATATCCAGAAGCATTTTTCGGTCGGCCAGTTTGCCCAGCCGAACCTACCCGCTTCGAATTGGGACGACATTTGGTTCGCTGGAAGAAGAGGACATGACCCTTCCGGAGGGTGTTTGGGTGAAGGCAGTGCCGAATCCTGAGAAACTGGATCAGAAACCTGTTTATTACGGCGTAGGTTACACCGTATCCAAGGATGCATCCGGGAAAAATGTAGTTCACTTTAAGAAAAAACTGTTGGTTGAGAAGAAGGTGCTTTCACCAAAAGAATATCTTGTTCTTAAAAAGGCACTTCAGGCGAAACAAAAAACCGGACGCGGCGAAATTATTTACATGGCAAAATAA
- a CDS encoding YfdX family protein — MKRRRSFHWNQSGIAAGVVAVFLLAAVAGCGHKASESKQAAIPGSKQRIAELKSKRQEALLKVTGISRDTLKAKIYAEKKKQQQAGKKKHVQEALQSIQETENAIDLIKKGKTQAAMDTLAKTVGKLELLLTRYPSDSLILADSYEQTINLATNLKSAKWAHEQVKKWVAQDELQNARRLLDNMVSEIRITSVYLPIKTYPAAIKKAAKLLDEGKTKDAQAVLEEALTTLVIEERSIPIPIISAIALTDAASVMADSSKDKAVELLKNARVQLELAKELGYHPHDKIYKVLDKEIKSLMSSLKKGKKTKGVFQDLHKKLRKFKEKF; from the coding sequence ATGAAACGAAGGCGCAGTTTTCATTGGAATCAATCGGGAATAGCAGCAGGTGTAGTCGCCGTGTTCCTGCTGGCGGCAGTGGCAGGATGTGGACATAAAGCATCAGAAAGCAAACAGGCAGCCATTCCGGGTTCAAAACAACGGATAGCTGAGCTTAAATCAAAAAGACAAGAGGCCCTTCTAAAAGTCACCGGTATTTCCCGAGACACCCTGAAGGCGAAAATCTATGCAGAGAAGAAAAAACAACAACAGGCCGGGAAGAAAAAACATGTTCAAGAAGCCTTACAAAGCATTCAGGAAACGGAGAATGCCATTGATCTGATCAAAAAAGGAAAAACCCAGGCGGCTATGGATACGCTGGCCAAAACGGTGGGTAAACTGGAATTACTGCTTACCCGGTATCCCAGTGACAGCTTGATTTTGGCCGACAGTTATGAGCAAACCATCAATCTCGCAACCAATTTAAAAAGCGCCAAATGGGCACACGAACAGGTGAAAAAGTGGGTGGCTCAGGATGAGCTTCAAAATGCCCGCCGTCTTCTGGATAATATGGTCAGCGAAATTCGTATAACATCGGTTTATCTGCCCATAAAAACGTATCCGGCTGCGATTAAGAAAGCCGCGAAATTATTGGACGAAGGAAAAACCAAGGACGCACAGGCGGTGTTGGAGGAGGCTTTAACCACACTGGTGATTGAGGAACGATCGATCCCCATTCCCATAATCAGTGCCATTGCGCTAACGGATGCCGCTTCAGTGATGGCGGATTCTTCCAAAGACAAGGCAGTGGAATTGCTGAAGAATGCGCGCGTGCAGTTGGAATTGGCTAAAGAATTGGGCTATCATCCTCACGATAAAATTTATAAGGTGCTGGACAAAGAAATTAAATCCCTGATGTCCAGTCTGAAAAAAGGTAAAAAAACAAAAGGTGTTTTTCAAGATCTCCACAAGAAGTTAAGAAAATTTAAAGAGAAATTTTAA
- a CDS encoding DUF3857 and transglutaminase domain-containing protein translates to MKFLYKLFGALLLGLCISTFASAQHRYSEAEVKSLIENAPSSVDYPQASAVILLSQKILTIHKDGSSTLDEHLLIKILKHRGKQKYGDQKRKYNAKSDSIQVIRAVTYKPGGKVIAVESKAINDITPLELTSASVYANIQEKVISFPALSPNAVMELKLRKVSKAPKDSTDRHYWGMVGFQTNDPILRKEFVLIVPKSQDANFTFLHKNVKPEQTTFGDDRYVYNWRVEKSPQIITEPNMPPFEDFIPLLVFSSEKQWPAVGKWLGTKFFKHVVVTDSIRKQVKDLIKGNQTEDEKIRNIFLFVAQKIRNVYLQLGLAGYEPHDADSVLANRYGDSRDKSVLLVTLLKAAGITAYPAFVNAEPLPLVKSVPTPKQFDQIYVAVPRKNGETLWLDPFADDTRYPYFIGGQGNTSLVVAPQKSFLWKVKKFAPEYNLSDSQLNCQLDKEGSAKTEITSRLNGYFDMRARSSLKDQTPKEIQQYFLKMANAMGEGSKEISHSLSNLKNLVEPAVIRQVVKTPDLGIVEGNMMIFRVPRVPYGFVHNPFFPSLEKRKFDFEIGSTMKIVLKGDITLPQGYKVAYVPEPFSIENSYGSWAIHFSTMKSGKIHYTYSYILKKMRVPIRDYPEFKKAFDDFSRPQNRLILLEKK, encoded by the coding sequence ATGAAATTTCTATATAAACTATTTGGAGCACTGCTGTTGGGATTGTGCATCAGTACATTCGCAAGCGCACAGCATCGCTATTCTGAAGCGGAGGTGAAAAGTCTGATCGAAAATGCGCCCAGCTCGGTGGATTATCCGCAGGCAAGTGCCGTTATTTTGCTCAGCCAAAAAATACTCACCATTCACAAGGACGGAAGTTCTACATTGGATGAGCATTTACTCATCAAAATTTTGAAACATCGCGGAAAACAAAAGTACGGAGATCAGAAGCGAAAATACAATGCCAAATCCGACAGCATTCAGGTGATTCGCGCCGTTACCTACAAGCCCGGCGGCAAGGTGATTGCCGTGGAATCCAAGGCCATTAACGACATTACACCGCTTGAACTAACCAGTGCGTCCGTTTATGCAAACATTCAGGAAAAGGTTATTTCGTTTCCGGCTCTCAGCCCCAACGCGGTCATGGAGCTAAAACTCCGGAAAGTTTCAAAAGCCCCCAAGGATTCCACAGACCGCCATTATTGGGGAATGGTTGGGTTTCAAACGAACGATCCCATTTTGCGAAAGGAATTTGTCCTGATCGTTCCCAAAAGCCAGGATGCCAATTTCACCTTTTTGCACAAAAATGTGAAGCCCGAGCAGACCACTTTTGGGGATGATCGGTATGTTTACAACTGGCGCGTCGAAAAATCCCCTCAAATCATCACCGAGCCCAATATGCCACCCTTCGAGGATTTTATTCCGTTGCTGGTTTTTTCCTCGGAAAAACAGTGGCCTGCTGTTGGGAAATGGCTTGGCACCAAATTCTTTAAGCATGTGGTTGTTACGGATTCTATCCGGAAACAGGTGAAGGACCTGATCAAGGGAAATCAGACGGAAGATGAAAAAATCCGGAATATTTTTCTTTTTGTCGCACAAAAAATCCGAAACGTGTACTTGCAGCTGGGTCTGGCCGGCTATGAACCGCACGATGCGGATTCGGTGTTGGCAAACCGCTACGGCGACTCCCGGGATAAATCCGTTCTTCTGGTGACCCTTTTAAAGGCCGCCGGTATTACGGCCTATCCGGCATTTGTTAATGCCGAACCCCTTCCGCTGGTTAAATCCGTTCCCACACCCAAACAGTTCGATCAAATCTATGTGGCCGTTCCCCGGAAAAACGGGGAAACACTCTGGCTTGATCCCTTTGCTGACGATACCCGTTACCCCTATTTTATCGGCGGGCAGGGGAACACCTCTCTGGTGGTGGCTCCACAAAAATCATTTTTATGGAAAGTGAAAAAATTCGCACCGGAGTACAATCTCTCCGACAGCCAGTTAAATTGCCAGCTTGACAAAGAGGGTTCTGCAAAAACCGAGATTACATCCCGATTAAACGGGTATTTTGATATGCGGGCCCGATCATCGTTAAAGGATCAAACTCCCAAAGAAATTCAACAATATTTTCTGAAGATGGCCAATGCCATGGGAGAAGGGTCCAAAGAAATTTCCCACAGTCTGAGTAATTTGAAAAATCTGGTGGAGCCTGCGGTGATTCGGCAGGTAGTTAAAACGCCCGACCTGGGGATTGTTGAAGGAAATATGATGATTTTCCGCGTTCCCCGCGTTCCGTACGGATTCGTACACAATCCCTTTTTCCCCAGCCTTGAAAAGCGAAAGTTTGATTTTGAAATTGGCTCGACCATGAAAATCGTTTTGAAGGGCGACATCACCCTTCCACAGGGCTATAAAGTGGCATACGTACCAGAACCTTTTTCAATAGAAAACAGTTACGGCTCCTGGGCCATTCACTTTTCAACGATGAAATCGGGAAAAATTCACTACACGTACTCGTATATTTTGAAAAAGATGCGGGTTCCAATTCGTGATTACCCGGAATTCAAAAAGGCTTTTGACGATTTTTCCAGGCCTCAAAATCGTTTGATTTTGCTGGAAAAGAAATAA
- the pfkB gene encoding 1-phosphofructokinase: MIYTITLNPALDRTIWVKKINYDDSNRIEKEEKYAGGKGIDVSRVLGKLDCVNHALGFLGGYTGMEVEGLLLQEGIYCDFTPIANDTRTNIVLNVSETEQQILFSASGPEIRPAELTAFFQKLEQLQTPEIVAISGSLPEKLSPIIYARSIEILKRKNARVLLDTDGENLRVGITAKPALIKPNIHELSRLVKRDLTRFPDILAAAEEIQHGGIDIVLVSMGAEGILLVNSHEKILAVPPQVTVVNTVGAGDSAVAGFIFGLANGLSLPESLKYAVAAGTATTLQPGTALAQREDIEDIVPKVNVKRV; encoded by the coding sequence GTGATTTACACCATTACACTCAATCCGGCCCTGGACCGCACCATCTGGGTCAAAAAAATCAACTACGATGATTCCAACCGAATCGAAAAAGAAGAAAAATATGCCGGGGGAAAAGGAATTGATGTGTCTCGGGTTCTGGGGAAATTGGACTGCGTGAACCACGCTTTGGGTTTTCTGGGCGGATATACGGGAATGGAGGTGGAGGGACTGCTCCTGCAGGAGGGAATCTACTGTGATTTTACGCCCATTGCCAATGACACCCGAACGAATATCGTCTTGAATGTTTCCGAGACGGAGCAGCAGATTTTGTTCAGCGCCAGCGGCCCGGAAATCCGGCCGGCTGAGCTCACCGCATTTTTTCAGAAACTGGAACAACTCCAGACACCCGAAATTGTGGCCATCAGCGGGAGTTTGCCTGAAAAATTGAGTCCGATTATTTACGCCAGGAGCATTGAAATACTCAAGCGAAAAAACGCCCGCGTACTTTTGGATACGGATGGTGAAAACCTGCGTGTGGGCATTACCGCAAAGCCCGCCCTCATTAAACCCAATATTCACGAATTGAGTCGACTGGTCAAGCGGGATTTGACGCGATTCCCGGACATCCTGGCGGCAGCCGAAGAAATCCAGCACGGCGGGATTGACATTGTGCTGGTATCCATGGGGGCAGAGGGTATTCTTTTGGTCAACTCCCATGAAAAAATACTGGCCGTTCCTCCACAGGTAACCGTTGTGAACACGGTTGGCGCCGGAGACTCCGCTGTAGCGGGATTTATTTTTGGCCTGGCAAACGGGTTGTCGCTTCCGGAATCCCTGAAATATGCCGTGGCGGCAGGTACCGCAACAACCCTTCAACCGGGAACGGCGTTGGCACAGCGGGAGGATATTGAGGACATCGTACCGAAGGTGAACGTGAAACGTGTCTGA
- a CDS encoding RNA-binding transcriptional accessory protein: MIQNPKFLYYLKHYFSHKKQECRVYEGLTEEQIVELIAEELRVLPVQVKNTVELLDDGNTVPFIARYRKEVTGKLDEEQIRDIQMRVNYFRILEERKQTVLKTIDEQGKLTPELREKIVRSRKLQEVEDLYLPYKPKRKTRATMARAKGLEPLAQLIWEQKIEEGTPEEYAEPYVSEEKDVPSVDEALQGARDIVAEMISDSADFRQLVRKFVLDTGLLVSEGKTDARAEYEMYADYKELLKRIRPHRILAMNRGEKEGKLRVKIEVEDDSVLRKLELMIVRNPQSVFVEHLRTAVTDAYYRLIFPAIEREVRSLLTEKAEDHAIQVFAKNLRNLLMQPPIAGKIIMGIDPGYRTGCKVAVIDETGKYLEGNTIFPHPPQNQWDKAKGILLDLINKHYVDVIAIGNGTASRETEQLVAELIQEKVPDVRYVIVSEAGASVYSASPLARKEFPDLEASMRGNISIARRLLDPLAELVKIDPKSIGVGLYQHDVNQKKLADSLQTVVESVVNYVGVDVNTASPALLKYVSGLNGKLAETIVAHRDTHGAFKNRQDLLDVKGMGAKSFEQSAGFLRIRGGNNWLDNTAIHPESYESTQKLLNVLGLDWEVVRANGQIVRRKIEEKNLAFEELAAKIGVGEYTLMDILENLEKPGRDPRTEVPPPIFRSDVLKMEDLKEGMILKGTVRNVVDFGAFVDIGVKQDGLVHRSEMGRRVKDPMDVLSVGDVIDVRVLKVDLERQRVALSLNLEG, encoded by the coding sequence ATGATCCAAAATCCAAAATTTTTGTATTATTTAAAACACTATTTCAGTCACAAAAAACAGGAGTGTCGTGTGTACGAAGGGTTAACCGAAGAACAGATTGTTGAATTGATTGCAGAAGAACTGCGGGTTCTCCCGGTTCAGGTTAAAAACACCGTGGAATTGTTGGACGACGGCAACACCGTGCCGTTTATTGCGCGGTACCGAAAAGAGGTCACGGGTAAGCTGGATGAAGAGCAAATCCGGGACATTCAGATGCGGGTGAATTATTTTCGTATTTTGGAGGAGCGAAAGCAGACGGTTCTAAAAACGATCGACGAACAGGGCAAGCTTACCCCGGAACTCCGGGAGAAAATCGTCCGTTCGCGAAAATTGCAGGAAGTGGAAGACCTTTATCTGCCCTACAAACCAAAGCGAAAAACCCGCGCCACAATGGCCAGAGCGAAGGGATTGGAACCGCTTGCCCAACTTATTTGGGAACAGAAGATTGAGGAAGGTACACCGGAAGAGTATGCCGAGCCGTATGTCAGCGAGGAAAAAGATGTTCCTTCCGTTGACGAGGCGTTGCAGGGTGCCCGGGATATTGTAGCGGAAATGATTTCGGACAGTGCCGATTTCCGTCAGTTGGTGCGAAAATTCGTTTTGGATACCGGACTGCTTGTGAGCGAAGGGAAAACCGACGCGCGCGCCGAGTATGAAATGTACGCCGATTACAAGGAGCTTCTCAAGCGCATCCGTCCGCACCGGATTCTGGCCATGAACCGCGGGGAAAAAGAAGGAAAACTCCGGGTCAAAATTGAGGTGGAGGACGACTCCGTTTTGCGAAAATTGGAGCTTATGATTGTTCGAAACCCACAGTCTGTTTTTGTCGAACACCTGCGTACGGCCGTTACCGATGCCTACTACCGGCTGATTTTTCCGGCAATTGAGCGGGAAGTCCGGAGTCTTCTCACCGAAAAGGCGGAGGACCATGCCATTCAGGTGTTTGCCAAAAATCTTCGCAATCTGCTCATGCAGCCGCCCATCGCAGGGAAAATCATTATGGGCATTGATCCCGGCTACCGCACCGGCTGCAAAGTGGCCGTGATTGATGAAACCGGTAAATACCTGGAGGGAAACACCATTTTCCCGCACCCGCCCCAAAATCAATGGGACAAGGCGAAGGGCATTCTATTGGACTTAATTAACAAGCACTATGTGGACGTCATTGCGATCGGCAACGGCACCGCTTCCCGTGAAACCGAGCAGCTGGTGGCCGAGCTCATTCAAGAAAAGGTTCCGGACGTGCGGTACGTCATTGTGAGCGAAGCCGGAGCGTCCGTGTATTCTGCTTCTCCGCTGGCTCGGAAGGAATTTCCCGATTTGGAAGCCAGCATGCGGGGCAATATTTCCATTGCCCGCCGCCTTTTGGATCCCTTGGCGGAACTGGTGAAAATTGATCCCAAGTCCATTGGGGTAGGATTGTATCAGCACGATGTAAATCAAAAAAAATTGGCCGATTCCCTGCAAACCGTGGTGGAATCGGTGGTGAATTATGTGGGGGTGGATGTGAATACGGCTTCCCCGGCCCTGCTCAAATATGTTTCCGGGCTGAACGGCAAGCTGGCGGAAACTATTGTCGCCCATCGTGATACACATGGGGCGTTTAAAAATCGCCAGGACTTGTTGGACGTGAAGGGAATGGGGGCCAAGAGTTTTGAGCAGAGCGCCGGATTTTTGAGAATCCGGGGGGGAAACAATTGGCTGGACAATACGGCCATTCACCCGGAGTCTTACGAATCGACTCAAAAGCTTCTGAATGTGCTGGGTTTGGATTGGGAAGTGGTGCGCGCAAACGGCCAGATTGTACGCCGAAAAATTGAAGAAAAGAATCTGGCCTTCGAGGAGTTGGCCGCAAAAATCGGTGTGGGTGAATATACGCTGATGGACATTCTGGAGAATCTGGAAAAGCCGGGACGTGATCCGCGAACGGAAGTCCCTCCGCCCATCTTCCGCAGTGACGTGCTGAAAATGGAGGATTTAAAGGAAGGAATGATTTTGAAGGGGACAGTGCGAAATGTGGTGGATTTTGGAGCCTTTGTAGACATCGGTGTCAAGCAGGATGGCCTGGTGCACCGGAGCGAAATGGGACGCCGCGTTAAAGATCCCATGGACGTTCTTTCCGTGGGGGACGTCATCGATGTGCGGGTCCTGAAAGTGGACCTGGAACGACAACGCGTGGCATTGAGCTTGAATCTGGAAGGGTAA
- a CDS encoding Bax inhibitor-1/YccA family protein: MREIPYVQPQPLSAVQENALLRSVYNWMLLGLFISGAVAYVTAHSAGLQQLIFGNSIMIWVLLLGELGLVFAISGGISRMSASTASGLFLLFSFINGLTLSSIFLIYTSSSLATTFFITGLTFGATSFYGYVTKTNLSSIGNYLFMGLIGIIIASVVNIFMRNSMLDLVISYVGILIFVGLTAYDTQKIRRLGETVRQSDTEQFGKIAILGALSLYLDFVNLFLMFLRIFGRGEE; the protein is encoded by the coding sequence ATGCGTGAAATACCCTATGTTCAACCCCAACCCTTGAGCGCTGTTCAGGAAAATGCCTTGTTGCGTTCCGTTTACAATTGGATGCTGCTGGGATTGTTTATTTCAGGTGCGGTAGCCTACGTCACGGCTCATAGTGCCGGCCTCCAACAGCTTATTTTTGGCAATTCCATCATGATCTGGGTCTTGCTTCTGGGTGAATTGGGATTGGTTTTTGCTATTTCAGGTGGGATTAGCCGGATGTCAGCTTCTACGGCCTCCGGGTTGTTTCTCTTGTTCTCATTCATCAACGGTCTTACCCTGTCGTCTATTTTTCTGATTTACACCTCTTCATCCCTTGCCACCACTTTTTTCATCACAGGATTGACCTTTGGCGCAACCAGCTTTTATGGATACGTAACCAAAACCAATCTTTCTTCGATAGGGAACTATCTGTTTATGGGGCTTATCGGAATCATTATCGCATCGGTAGTTAATATTTTTATGAGAAATTCAATGTTGGATCTGGTCATTTCTTATGTTGGGATTCTGATATTTGTCGGGTTAACGGCATACGACACGCAGAAAATTCGCCGTCTGGGGGAAACCGTGCGACAGTCGGATACCGAACAATTTGGAAAAATCGCGATACTTGGAGCGTTGTCTCTCTATCTGGATTTTGTGAACCTGTTCCTGATGTTTTTGCGAATTTTTGGACGGGGAGAGGAATGA